The Candidatus Deferrimicrobiaceae bacterium genomic interval GGGAACTTCGACTGCTTCGGATCCGCGCGGGACGGATATTGCGACCAGGCAACCTGTCTCTGGCGAAACGATTGTCTCGGCAGATCCGCGCCCGGGAGGCGGAAAATCTAGACCGTTTCCTCCTTCGGGTGCGGAAAAGCGAGGACCGTTTCCGGCATTCTTTTCACGC includes:
- a CDS encoding Rho termination factor N-terminal domain-containing protein produces the protein MTINQVREIAKKLGINTARMTKADIIRAIQRAEGNFDCFGSARDGYCDQATCLWRNDCLGRSAPGRRKI